From the Bacteroidia bacterium genome, one window contains:
- a CDS encoding rhomboid family intramembrane serine protease — protein sequence MLRRSYGGGDYRPQFGGFSFFPPVIKGLLIANVAVFILQWLVMGSGLTYQGVEISYWFARLFYLHPLGENFFVWQLITYMFLHGDLMHIFFNMLMLWMFGMEIENLWGSRKFLIFYMVAGVAAGLANLFIAPIFTGTGPTVGASGGVYAVLVAFAMMFPNRYVFLYFFVPVRAKYLITFFVVLELFNGVFGTRQGIAHIAHLGGAVIGAVWVLLEMRGVIDRMLRRFDTRRSGGAQGGWSGNTSVREAKFYEMTPTHKQPVDESEILASQKTIDEILDKISVSGYSSLTEREKRILLEASKRIHPDGNGE from the coding sequence ATGTTGCGAAGATCGTACGGCGGCGGAGATTACAGACCCCAGTTCGGGGGCTTCAGCTTTTTCCCACCAGTCATCAAGGGATTGCTCATCGCCAATGTCGCTGTGTTCATTCTGCAGTGGTTGGTGATGGGGAGTGGGCTTACCTATCAAGGCGTTGAAATATCCTATTGGTTTGCCCGTCTGTTCTATCTGCATCCCCTCGGAGAAAATTTCTTCGTCTGGCAGCTGATCACCTACATGTTTCTGCACGGTGATCTCATGCACATCTTTTTCAACATGCTGATGCTGTGGATGTTCGGCATGGAGATAGAGAATCTGTGGGGATCGCGGAAGTTCCTGATTTTCTACATGGTCGCGGGTGTTGCGGCGGGACTTGCCAATTTGTTCATCGCTCCGATATTTACCGGAACCGGCCCGACAGTCGGCGCTTCCGGTGGCGTGTACGCGGTACTTGTGGCCTTTGCCATGATGTTTCCGAATCGCTACGTGTTTCTGTATTTCTTCGTGCCCGTCCGCGCCAAATACCTGATCACCTTTTTCGTTGTCCTCGAGTTGTTCAACGGTGTGTTCGGAACGCGGCAGGGCATAGCGCACATAGCGCACCTTGGCGGCGCAGTTATCGGTGCGGTGTGGGTGTTGCTCGAAATGCGCGGTGTTATCGACCGCATGCTGCGACGGTTCGACACGCGTCGGTCCGGTGGCGCGCAGGGTGGCTGGTCCGGAAACACTTCCGTGCGTGAAGCGAAATTTTACGAGATGACCCCGACCCACAAGCAGCCCGTGGACGAAAGCGAGATTCTCGCTTCACAAAAGACCATAGACGAGATTTTGGACAAAATCAGCGTTTCAGGCTATTCGAGTCTCACCGAGAGGGAGAAGCGCATTCTTCTTGAAGCGAGTAAGAGGATTCATCCTGACGGCAATGGGGAATAG
- a CDS encoding phosphoglycerate kinase yields MNKLSIQDIDLNGKRVLTRVDFNVPLDEHQSITDDTRIVACLPTIRMMIDAGAMVILMSHLGRPKGKPKTEYSLRPVAERLSTLLGRSVRFAPDCIGSEAQAMAAALQPGDVLLLENLRFHAGEEANDTDFAAALASLGDAYVNDAFGSAHRAHASTEGVTHYLSPSVAGLLMQKEIDYLGRAVGNPARPYTAILGGAKISGKIDVIQNLLQKVDTLLIGGGMMFTFLKAKGLEIGSSLLEEDKVELAAQLLAEAERTGKKLLLPVDTVVGREFANDTETRTVAVQDIPSDMMGLDIGPESVSLFSEHILASNTVVWNGPMGVFEMPSFARGTLEIAHAMVEATRKGAVTVIGGGDSAAAIAQAGLENAVSHVSTGGGASLELLEGKILPGVAALNDRV; encoded by the coding sequence ATGAACAAGCTCAGCATACAGGACATTGACCTCAACGGAAAGCGGGTCCTGACGCGTGTGGACTTCAACGTACCTCTCGACGAGCATCAGAGCATCACGGATGATACACGCATCGTGGCGTGCCTTCCGACCATACGCATGATGATCGATGCCGGTGCGATGGTTATTCTCATGAGTCATCTGGGGAGGCCGAAGGGAAAGCCCAAGACCGAGTACAGCTTACGTCCGGTTGCCGAACGACTGAGTACACTGTTGGGTCGGAGCGTACGTTTTGCGCCGGATTGCATCGGCAGCGAGGCACAAGCCATGGCAGCGGCATTGCAGCCGGGGGATGTATTGCTGCTGGAAAACCTTCGTTTCCATGCCGGGGAAGAAGCGAACGATACCGATTTCGCGGCCGCGCTCGCCTCGTTGGGTGATGCGTATGTGAACGATGCCTTCGGCAGTGCGCATCGTGCCCACGCATCCACCGAAGGTGTGACGCATTACCTCTCACCCTCCGTCGCCGGATTGCTGATGCAAAAGGAAATCGATTATCTCGGTCGGGCGGTCGGGAATCCCGCGAGGCCGTACACGGCTATTCTCGGGGGCGCAAAAATCTCAGGAAAGATAGATGTCATACAGAATTTGCTGCAGAAGGTGGATACCTTACTCATAGGCGGCGGAATGATGTTCACTTTTCTCAAGGCGAAAGGCCTGGAGATCGGGAGCAGTCTTCTCGAGGAAGACAAAGTTGAGCTGGCTGCGCAATTGCTGGCTGAGGCGGAAAGAACAGGGAAGAAATTGCTTCTCCCTGTGGACACGGTTGTCGGGCGCGAGTTCGCCAACGACACGGAAACGCGTACTGTTGCGGTGCAGGACATCCCTTCGGATATGATGGGTCTTGACATCGGCCCTGAAAGCGTCTCACTTTTCTCAGAGCACATTCTCGCGTCGAACACGGTGGTGTGGAACGGTCCGATGGGCGTATTTGAAATGCCTTCGTTCGCACGGGGCACTTTGGAGATAGCCCATGCGATGGTGGAGGCAACGAGAAAGGGTGCTGTAACCGTCATTGGCGGCGGAGACTCGGCCGCGGCAATAGCACAAGCGGGCTTGGAAAACGCGGTGAGCCATGTGTCCACCGGTGGTGGAGCCTCGCTCGAGCTGCTTGAGGGTAAAATTCTTCCCGGTGTTGCGGCGCTCAACGATCGGGTGTAA
- a CDS encoding LCP family protein gives MENSTELEEKKGLGRRILSMTGRVVFWMLALLVSWWIVSGLIPSIPGPGHAARSMLRRHENASDDVYHWVGDEKLREAVEMVRSEAVEENGKDTLKSDAERLSLERRARLPVLPVPEDSALHKELSALSKLPPVRGRLINVLIIGIDSRLSVRDARADALHLVTVNPDSAVVEIMSIPRDTYCDLGYPDTTSFNIIANAKLPGNGNLMKKVGELTKRGTVKYFIEVGFSQAMGILEILGYKEPVKTLQFLRTRRTLAGGDIQRAHNQALFLRQNLIDKFPLMTGATGDVIISAGLNFVTTNLTREFCLGLVYSLEQRGFPTHRPDAVRLRLLPGYNIRLKEMVADSVTINRTLAKVEHSLGENGSGGRDVLKFLRNVNRKAASDSARPGQVIHRIGRLVEQRAWLQIRDVQTRVGVRDTMMSLLERAYRKVGKQEAADRVAASLEAEKILLRTPTGVEER, from the coding sequence GTGGAAAACAGTACAGAACTGGAAGAGAAGAAAGGCCTGGGCAGAAGAATTCTTTCCATGACGGGTCGTGTGGTTTTTTGGATGCTGGCGCTGCTCGTCAGCTGGTGGATAGTATCGGGCCTGATTCCTTCGATACCGGGTCCCGGGCACGCAGCCCGATCCATGCTGCGCCGTCATGAAAACGCATCGGACGATGTGTATCACTGGGTGGGCGACGAGAAGCTGCGCGAAGCCGTGGAAATGGTGCGCTCGGAGGCGGTAGAAGAAAACGGAAAGGACACATTGAAATCCGATGCCGAGCGGCTGAGTCTGGAACGGCGCGCACGCCTTCCGGTGCTGCCCGTTCCGGAAGACTCCGCGCTGCACAAGGAACTGTCCGCGCTTTCGAAGCTCCCACCGGTTCGCGGCCGACTGATCAACGTTTTAATTATCGGCATCGACAGCAGACTTTCCGTGCGTGATGCCCGCGCAGACGCGCTGCATCTGGTCACCGTAAATCCGGATTCCGCCGTGGTCGAGATCATGTCCATACCGCGCGACACCTACTGTGATCTCGGATATCCGGATACCACGTCGTTCAACATCATCGCAAACGCGAAGCTGCCGGGAAACGGAAACCTGATGAAAAAGGTCGGTGAACTCACCAAGCGCGGCACGGTGAAGTACTTCATCGAAGTGGGTTTCAGCCAGGCGATGGGTATACTCGAAATTCTCGGCTACAAGGAGCCGGTGAAAACCTTGCAGTTTCTCCGTACTCGCAGGACGCTCGCGGGCGGCGACATTCAGCGCGCGCACAATCAGGCGTTATTTCTTCGGCAGAATCTCATCGACAAGTTTCCGCTCATGACCGGGGCGACAGGTGATGTGATTATCTCCGCGGGACTCAATTTCGTGACGACCAATCTGACGCGGGAGTTCTGTCTTGGCCTTGTTTACAGTCTGGAGCAGCGGGGCTTTCCCACGCATCGTCCGGACGCCGTGCGACTTCGACTTCTTCCAGGGTACAACATCCGGCTCAAGGAGATGGTGGCGGACTCCGTGACGATAAACCGCACCCTCGCGAAAGTCGAACATTCTCTCGGAGAGAATGGAAGCGGCGGAAGAGATGTCCTGAAATTTCTCCGAAACGTCAACCGGAAAGCCGCCTCCGATTCCGCCAGACCAGGGCAGGTAATCCACCGGATCGGAAGACTGGTGGAACAACGTGCCTGGCTGCAGATCCGCGATGTACAGACCCGTGTCGGGGTGCGCGATACGATGATGTCGCTGCTCGAGCGGGCGTACCGCAAAGTCGGCAAACAGGAGGCTGCGGATCGGGTCGCAGCTTCGCTGGAAGCAGAGAAAATTCTTCTGCGCACGCCGACGGGAGTGGAGGAACGATAG
- the miaB gene encoding tRNA (N6-isopentenyl adenosine(37)-C2)-methylthiotransferase MiaB, with protein MNRKIYIETYGCQMNVADTEIVNGILKEQGYELSAEVDSADAIFMNTCAIRDNAEQRIYGRLSNFEHLKKRNPHLVVGILGCMAERLRKNLLESNSMLDIVCGPDEYRKLPELIDQAFEGEKGIRTQLSRVETYDDIVPLRTEGISAWVSVMRGCDKFCTFCVVPFTRGRERSRSLQGVVREVEELVGHGFREVTLLGQNVNSYSDEQGDFADLLVAVAAVHPALRVRFTTSHPQDMSDKLIQAIADHQNICNYIHLPFQSGSDRILELMNRTYSRAHYLDLVKRIKQAIPNVALSTDVIAGFPTETEQDHHDTLSLMEEVRFDGAYMFKYSPRENTKAWKMGDDIPDDVKGRRLEEIIELQRRISLEVNRSSVGRTESILLEGPSKRSEEEWIGRTDTNKSVIVARGDFSIGDYVTVRITSATSATLFGTVLPHAASEAA; from the coding sequence ATGAACAGAAAAATCTACATAGAAACGTACGGCTGCCAGATGAATGTGGCGGACACGGAAATCGTGAACGGCATTCTCAAGGAGCAAGGCTACGAGCTTTCAGCCGAGGTCGACAGCGCTGACGCGATTTTCATGAACACCTGCGCCATTCGCGACAATGCCGAACAGCGCATTTATGGACGGCTCTCCAATTTCGAGCACCTGAAAAAACGGAATCCCCATCTCGTGGTCGGAATACTCGGCTGTATGGCCGAGCGTCTGCGCAAGAATCTGCTCGAATCCAACAGCATGCTCGATATCGTCTGCGGTCCGGATGAGTACCGCAAGCTGCCGGAATTGATTGATCAGGCCTTCGAAGGGGAGAAGGGTATCCGCACGCAACTTTCACGTGTCGAAACCTACGACGACATCGTCCCGTTGCGCACCGAGGGCATCAGCGCCTGGGTGAGTGTCATGCGCGGCTGTGACAAATTCTGCACGTTCTGCGTCGTGCCCTTCACCCGCGGCCGCGAACGCAGCCGCTCTCTCCAGGGTGTCGTACGGGAGGTGGAAGAGCTGGTGGGCCACGGTTTTCGCGAGGTGACGCTCCTTGGTCAGAACGTCAATTCCTACAGCGATGAGCAGGGGGACTTTGCGGATCTTCTCGTTGCCGTCGCCGCCGTGCATCCCGCACTGCGTGTGCGCTTCACCACCTCGCATCCGCAGGATATGTCCGACAAGCTTATTCAGGCCATTGCAGACCACCAGAACATCTGCAATTATATCCATCTGCCGTTCCAGAGCGGCTCGGACAGAATTCTCGAACTGATGAACCGTACGTATTCACGGGCACATTACCTCGATCTCGTCAAACGCATCAAGCAGGCCATACCGAATGTCGCGCTTTCCACAGACGTCATCGCCGGCTTCCCCACCGAAACGGAACAGGATCATCACGATACGCTTTCTCTCATGGAGGAAGTACGCTTTGACGGCGCATACATGTTCAAGTACTCCCCGCGAGAGAACACCAAAGCCTGGAAAATGGGTGACGACATTCCGGACGATGTGAAAGGGCGCAGACTGGAAGAAATCATCGAGCTGCAGCGCCGAATATCTCTCGAGGTAAACCGCAGCAGTGTCGGACGGACGGAAAGCATATTGCTTGAGGGGCCGAGTAAACGATCGGAAGAGGAGTGGATCGGTCGCACCGACACGAACAAATCGGTTATCGTCGCTCGGGGCGATTTCTCAATCGGTGACTATGTGACAGTGCGCATCACCAGCGCCACTTCGGCGACACTCTTCGGGACGGTACTGCCGCATGCCGCCTCCGAGGCTGCCTGA
- a CDS encoding universal stress protein, protein MSKRIVVGLDGSPYSKSAIEMAIRRSRLYEGTIIGVAVIDRPSIEGLAAGAQPGAFQMSESAVSTMLNDAKHHAEELIAQFRMTCDVANVQHEDVIYTGTPFEGLLDEGKTADLIITGLRTFFHYPTHEGPGDTLEMLLKDPVCPVLAVPEKLELPRNVVIAYDGTLGAARALQSYAHVTPDIPNIYPVTLLCVAMEYDKHKYDLEKAVKFLQSHGIEARIMLRTGKAATAILQVAKELHPALVILGRPIRRGITEYLFGSTSKQIINAGNVPVFVFH, encoded by the coding sequence ATGAGTAAACGTATTGTAGTCGGCCTGGACGGTTCTCCCTACTCCAAAAGCGCGATCGAAATGGCAATCCGTCGTTCGCGTCTGTATGAAGGAACTATCATCGGCGTGGCCGTTATCGACAGACCGAGCATTGAAGGACTTGCGGCCGGTGCCCAGCCCGGGGCCTTTCAAATGTCCGAATCCGCTGTCTCGACGATGCTCAATGATGCAAAGCACCATGCCGAGGAGTTGATCGCACAATTCCGTATGACCTGTGATGTCGCGAATGTTCAACACGAAGACGTCATTTATACGGGAACGCCCTTTGAAGGTCTTCTTGACGAGGGCAAAACCGCCGATCTGATCATTACAGGTCTACGAACATTTTTCCACTATCCCACACATGAAGGTCCCGGAGACACCCTTGAGATGCTTCTCAAGGATCCTGTCTGTCCGGTGCTCGCCGTTCCGGAAAAGCTCGAACTCCCGCGCAATGTCGTCATCGCATACGATGGAACGCTCGGTGCTGCAAGGGCTTTGCAGTCCTACGCGCATGTGACTCCGGATATCCCGAATATCTATCCCGTCACGCTGCTGTGTGTGGCCATGGAATATGACAAACATAAATACGACCTTGAAAAGGCGGTCAAATTCCTGCAATCCCATGGCATCGAAGCGCGGATCATGCTGCGTACAGGTAAAGCAGCCACAGCCATACTTCAGGTGGCGAAGGAACTGCATCCGGCGCTGGTGATTCTGGGCAGACCCATCCGACGCGGCATTACCGAGTATCTTTTCGGCAGCACTTCGAAACAGATCATCAATGCAGGCAACGTGCCGGTATTCGTGTTTCATTGA
- a CDS encoding Rrf2 family transcriptional regulator — protein sequence MLYSKTAQYSIQSMLFIAANSSEQNILVRDVARELGLPSSFLSKILQTLSRYGFLNSVKGPKGGFSLSEKGANSTIAELVAVVDGPMNFDMCLAGFTPCSEENACPFHHEWKRIREEIRELVNSRDIHELAVEMPVRYRVLLTGKATPVKKMKKEAPKAETKPAKAAKAPAKAAKPVKAAAKPAPKAAAKPAPKAAPKAAAKAAPKAKAAKKK from the coding sequence ATGCTGTATTCCAAAACCGCACAGTACTCCATCCAGTCGATGCTGTTCATCGCGGCCAACTCTTCCGAGCAGAACATTCTCGTGCGCGACGTCGCCCGCGAATTGGGTCTGCCCTCGTCCTTCCTGAGCAAAATTCTCCAGACGCTCAGCCGTTACGGTTTTCTGAATTCGGTCAAAGGTCCGAAGGGCGGCTTCTCGCTGTCCGAGAAAGGCGCGAACTCGACGATTGCCGAGCTCGTTGCCGTTGTGGACGGACCGATGAATTTCGACATGTGTCTCGCGGGCTTCACGCCGTGCAGCGAAGAGAATGCCTGCCCATTCCATCATGAGTGGAAGCGCATTCGTGAAGAGATTCGTGAGCTGGTCAACAGCCGCGACATTCATGAGCTGGCTGTTGAAATGCCCGTGCGCTACCGCGTGCTGCTGACCGGCAAGGCCACCCCTGTCAAGAAGATGAAAAAGGAAGCCCCGAAAGCCGAGACCAAGCCCGCCAAAGCCGCGAAAGCTCCCGCGAAAGCTGCCAAGCCCGTGAAGGCCGCCGCGAAACCGGCACCCAAAGCTGCCGCGAAACCCGCACCCAAGGCCGCACCGAAAGCCGCGGCGAAGGCTGCGCCGAAAGCCAAAGCGGCGAAGAAAAAATAA
- the ispG gene encoding flavodoxin-dependent (E)-4-hydroxy-3-methylbut-2-enyl-diphosphate synthase produces the protein MIEIPVIQNPDAPVWQPPQVKTIRRRTRKVWVGGVPVGGDAPISVQTMTKTKTADVAATLEQIRMAAEAGCDIVRITVNDKQAAAAMADIVKGSPIPVVADIHFNHIFALESLKAGVAKVRINPGNIGSIDRIHEVLKLAKERNVPIRIGVNSGSLEEDILDKHGYPTAEALFESAMRHAGICEDFGFSDVIISVKSTDTRLMIEAYRYLAERTDYPLHLGVTEAGTTKIGTIKSAVGIGTLLAEGIGDTIRVSLTDEPYKEVEVGKEILRSLGLATRNVEIIACPTCGRLEVDLFKITNELEERLAGLKKPLKIALLGCVVNGPGEASEADIGIAAGKGVGILYRKGEVVRRLKEEEIIDAVYEEALKFVPEEHKEHAG, from the coding sequence ATGATTGAAATACCAGTAATACAGAATCCCGACGCTCCGGTCTGGCAGCCCCCTCAGGTAAAAACCATCCGCCGCCGCACCCGAAAAGTGTGGGTAGGCGGCGTCCCGGTCGGTGGCGACGCTCCCATTTCCGTTCAGACGATGACCAAAACCAAGACCGCCGATGTCGCGGCCACGCTGGAGCAGATCCGCATGGCCGCAGAGGCGGGTTGCGATATCGTACGCATTACGGTGAACGACAAGCAAGCGGCAGCGGCTATGGCCGACATCGTCAAGGGCTCTCCCATCCCCGTCGTCGCCGATATACACTTCAATCATATTTTTGCTCTGGAGTCACTCAAGGCGGGCGTTGCCAAAGTACGCATCAATCCCGGTAACATCGGTTCCATCGACAGAATTCACGAGGTGCTGAAGCTCGCGAAGGAACGGAATGTCCCGATCCGCATCGGTGTGAACAGCGGATCGCTCGAAGAGGACATTTTGGATAAGCACGGCTATCCTACCGCGGAGGCCCTGTTTGAAAGCGCCATGCGCCATGCGGGGATTTGCGAAGATTTCGGATTCAGCGATGTCATCATCTCCGTCAAATCCACCGATACGCGGCTGATGATCGAGGCCTATCGCTACCTTGCCGAACGCACCGACTATCCACTGCATCTCGGGGTCACCGAAGCCGGAACGACCAAAATTGGGACGATCAAATCCGCAGTTGGGATTGGGACCCTGCTCGCGGAGGGCATAGGCGACACGATTCGCGTTTCCCTCACCGACGAACCATATAAGGAAGTTGAGGTCGGGAAAGAAATTCTCCGCTCGCTCGGACTCGCCACGAGAAATGTGGAGATCATCGCCTGTCCCACCTGCGGACGGCTGGAGGTAGATCTTTTTAAAATCACGAACGAGCTCGAGGAACGTCTGGCGGGTTTGAAAAAACCATTAAAAATCGCCTTGCTCGGTTGTGTCGTGAATGGGCCGGGTGAAGCCAGTGAAGCCGACATCGGCATCGCCGCCGGAAAAGGCGTCGGAATTTTGTATCGAAAGGGCGAAGTAGTGCGGCGATTGAAGGAAGAAGAAATTATTGACGCCGTCTACGAGGAAGCGCTGAAATTCGTTCCTGAGGAGCACAAGGAACACGCGGGATAA
- a CDS encoding B12-binding domain-containing protein: MSSESSRACLYDPLTAFMAHYSSAATESRPVRAERETMRVEERLAARIVDGDSIGLEADLEEALKTHDALDIINGILLDGMKTVGELFGSGQMQLPFVLQSAETMKAAVAWLEPLMERSGDTALGTIVLATVKGDVHDIGKNLVDIILTNNGYRVINLGIKVPIETMLSAVEEHHAHALGMSGLLVKSTLVMKENLELMRHRGIHLPVVFGGAALTRRFVEEDLRPLYEGKLQYARDAFDGLRFMESLTYGRALDTVDISEEEEAKEQTQSEGSIIEAPGGASMESAMHLREVQEHRAGQRPVIAATKTGHPTFTVRSAVSPDAAIPAAPFFGTKVVTDIAVEKIYEYINEAALFRGQWQFRRGSRSVEEQERELREVIRPRFEELKLRLKREAVLRPAVVYGYFPCASDGDELVVFRPRNLNDAELYGIWPGQSNALDTYVEWQRFSFPRQSGDRYLCIADFFRPVDGGVADVCAFHLVTMGAYASEYTAALFRDDKYQEYLYVHGLTVECAEALAEYWHRSIRIELGIAGQDAPEIRKLFSQGYQGSRYSFGYPACPNLEDHRQLFTLLQPERIGVVLTEEYQLVPEQSTSAIIVHHPEAKYFNVKG, from the coding sequence ATGAGTTCCGAATCCTCCCGTGCCTGTCTCTACGATCCGCTCACCGCGTTCATGGCGCATTACAGCTCCGCTGCGACCGAATCCCGGCCCGTCCGGGCCGAGCGGGAAACGATGCGCGTGGAGGAGCGGCTTGCCGCCCGCATCGTCGACGGCGACAGCATCGGCCTGGAGGCCGACCTCGAAGAAGCGCTGAAGACCCACGACGCGCTGGACATCATCAACGGCATCTTGCTGGACGGCATGAAGACCGTCGGCGAATTGTTCGGATCGGGGCAGATGCAGCTTCCGTTTGTGCTGCAATCGGCCGAGACAATGAAAGCGGCCGTTGCATGGCTCGAACCACTGATGGAGCGTTCAGGAGACACGGCCCTGGGCACCATCGTACTCGCCACGGTCAAAGGCGATGTGCATGACATCGGAAAAAACCTCGTTGATATCATTCTCACCAACAACGGCTATCGCGTCATAAACCTTGGCATCAAAGTCCCTATCGAGACCATGCTCTCGGCGGTGGAGGAGCATCATGCGCATGCGCTGGGCATGAGCGGGTTGCTCGTGAAATCCACGCTGGTTATGAAGGAGAATCTCGAGCTCATGCGGCATCGCGGCATTCATCTTCCGGTTGTTTTCGGTGGAGCGGCGCTGACTCGGCGCTTCGTCGAGGAGGATTTGCGACCGCTCTACGAGGGGAAACTCCAGTATGCGCGCGACGCTTTTGACGGCCTTCGTTTCATGGAATCCCTTACCTACGGGCGCGCTTTGGACACCGTCGACATTTCGGAGGAGGAAGAGGCGAAAGAACAGACGCAATCCGAGGGAAGCATCATCGAGGCGCCGGGCGGTGCATCCATGGAGTCGGCCATGCACCTCCGCGAAGTGCAGGAGCACCGGGCGGGTCAGCGACCCGTCATCGCGGCGACCAAAACAGGTCATCCCACTTTTACGGTGCGCAGCGCTGTGTCGCCGGACGCGGCGATACCTGCCGCACCGTTTTTCGGAACGAAGGTCGTCACGGACATCGCCGTGGAAAAAATCTACGAGTACATCAACGAAGCGGCCTTATTCCGCGGTCAGTGGCAATTTCGTCGGGGGAGTCGCAGCGTCGAGGAGCAGGAACGCGAGCTACGGGAGGTGATCAGACCCCGATTTGAAGAGCTCAAATTGCGACTCAAGCGTGAGGCGGTGCTGCGTCCCGCCGTCGTGTACGGTTACTTCCCCTGCGCCAGTGACGGAGACGAACTCGTGGTGTTTCGTCCACGGAATCTGAACGACGCAGAATTATACGGCATCTGGCCCGGGCAGTCCAACGCCCTGGATACGTATGTCGAATGGCAGCGATTTTCATTTCCCCGTCAGAGTGGAGACCGTTATCTTTGTATAGCCGACTTTTTCCGTCCGGTTGACGGCGGAGTCGCAGATGTTTGCGCATTCCACCTCGTGACGATGGGAGCGTATGCGAGCGAGTACACGGCAGCGCTGTTCCGGGACGACAAGTACCAGGAGTATTTGTACGTGCACGGGTTGACCGTCGAATGCGCCGAAGCGTTGGCGGAATACTGGCACCGATCAATACGCATTGAACTCGGTATTGCCGGTCAGGACGCTCCGGAGATACGGAAGCTCTTCTCGCAGGGGTATCAGGGTTCGCGGTATTCCTTCGGCTACCCTGCCTGCCCGAATCTTGAAGACCATCGCCAGCTGTTCACTCTTTTGCAACCGGAACGCATCGGTGTCGTTCTGACCGAAGAGTATCAACTGGTCCCCGAGCAAAGCACCAGCGCCATCATCGTTCATCATCCGGAAGCAAAATATTTCAACGTGAAAGGCTGA
- the gap gene encoding type I glyceraldehyde-3-phosphate dehydrogenase: MAIKVGINGFGRIGRLVFRRALEIGGFDFVSINDLTDAATLAHLLKYDSVHGRFKGTVEVDGNDLIINGDRLRITAERDPNNLEWTDVDVVIEATGIFLTREVLSTHLKNGAKFVVLTVPAKDEIDATVVLGVNDGILTGNEKIISNASCTTNCLAPMVKVLHDAFGVDRGLMTTVHSYTNDQRLLDLPHKDLRRARAAATNIIPTTTGAARTVGKVIPELKGKLDGFALRVPTPDGSITDFVAVLQRDASVDEINAAMKAAAEGPMKGILEYTEDPIVSSDIIGNPHSVIFDAKSTMSSGNLVKVVGWYDNEFGYSCRVVDLVKKIAG, encoded by the coding sequence ATGGCTATCAAGGTAGGCATCAACGGTTTTGGACGCATCGGGAGACTCGTATTCCGCCGCGCGTTGGAGATTGGCGGCTTTGACTTTGTCTCCATTAATGATTTGACCGACGCCGCGACACTGGCGCACCTTCTCAAATACGATTCGGTCCACGGACGCTTCAAAGGGACTGTGGAGGTAGACGGCAACGACCTCATCATCAATGGTGACCGTCTGCGCATCACCGCCGAGCGCGATCCCAACAATCTCGAATGGACGGATGTGGATGTCGTCATCGAAGCGACAGGTATTTTTCTTACCCGCGAAGTTCTAAGCACACATCTCAAGAACGGAGCAAAATTCGTCGTGCTGACGGTACCCGCAAAGGATGAAATCGATGCCACGGTCGTCCTCGGCGTCAATGATGGCATCCTGACCGGCAATGAGAAAATCATTTCCAATGCATCCTGCACTACCAACTGTCTCGCGCCGATGGTGAAGGTGCTTCACGACGCCTTTGGTGTGGATCGCGGACTGATGACCACTGTACACAGCTATACCAACGATCAGCGCCTGCTCGATCTTCCGCACAAGGATCTTCGTCGTGCACGTGCCGCAGCGACGAACATCATTCCGACCACCACGGGAGCTGCGAGAACTGTCGGCAAGGTCATTCCCGAGCTGAAAGGCAAGCTCGACGGTTTCGCCCTCCGCGTCCCCACGCCCGATGGTTCCATCACGGATTTCGTCGCCGTACTACAACGCGACGCATCGGTGGACGAGATCAATGCCGCCATGAAAGCAGCGGCCGAAGGACCGATGAAGGGAATTCTGGAATACACGGAGGATCCGATTGTCTCGAGCGACATCATTGGCAACCCCCACTCGGTGATTTTCGATGCCAAGAGCACGATGAGCAGCGGCAATCTTGTCAAAGTCGTCGGCTGGTACGACAACGAGTTTGGCTATTCCTGCCGTGTCGTTGATCTCGTCAAAAAAATCGCGGGCTGA